One Verrucomicrobiota bacterium DNA window includes the following coding sequences:
- the rplV gene encoding 50S ribosomal protein L22, with translation MEVRAIHKYARISPLKARDVAREIQGLPASVAIDVLTFTPRKAAQLLNKVLKSAVANAENNHELDGDSLIVKEAVVDSGPVLKRWKPRARGGASPIHKRTSHLKVVLSDEAPEAEERTSFDLSEAAQSAQASPPKPSKKAASKEPVAAETEESAN, from the coding sequence ATGGAAGTCCGAGCCATTCACAAATACGCGCGCATCTCGCCCCTCAAGGCGAGAGACGTCGCGCGCGAAATCCAGGGCCTGCCGGCCTCGGTTGCCATCGACGTCTTGACGTTCACTCCGCGGAAAGCCGCCCAGCTGCTCAACAAGGTGCTCAAGTCGGCCGTCGCCAACGCCGAGAACAACCACGAACTGGATGGAGACAGCCTCATCGTGAAGGAAGCCGTGGTCGACAGTGGCCCCGTCCTCAAGCGCTGGAAACCTCGCGCCCGCGGCGGCGCCTCTCCCATTCACAAACGCACCAGCCACCTGAAAGTGGTTTTGAGCGATGAGGCGCCCGAGGCCGAGGAGCGCACTTCTTTCGACCTCAGCGAGGCCGCCCAGTCGGCCCAAGCCAGCCCCCCCAAGCCCTCCAAGAAAGCCGCCTCGAAAGAACCGGTGGCCGCCGAAACCGAAGAATCCGCCAACTGA
- the rpsQ gene encoding 30S ribosomal protein S17 gives MSEATETPQTATRKTRVGVVVSDKMEKTIVVAIESRVPHPKFGKIIRKTKKVYAHDEKGEAAIGDKVRVSEINPMSKTKCWELTEVLAH, from the coding sequence ATGAGCGAAGCTACTGAAACACCTCAAACTGCCACCCGCAAAACCCGGGTCGGCGTCGTCGTCTCGGACAAGATGGAGAAAACCATCGTGGTGGCCATCGAGAGTCGCGTGCCCCACCCCAAGTTCGGCAAGATCATTCGCAAAACGAAGAAGGTCTACGCCCACGATGAAAAAGGCGAAGCCGCCATCGGGGACAAGGTCCGCGTGAGCGAGATCAACCCCATGAGCAAAACCAAATGCTGGGAGCTGACGGAAGTCCTCGCCCACTGA
- the rpsG gene encoding 30S ribosomal protein S7, whose product MSRRRKVHHKPEVHDPRYDSSMVARLISRVMAKGKKALAERIVYAAIERSNQGTDAVDPIEVLNRAIENAKPRVEVKSRRVGGATYQVPLEVAPDRQESLAMRWLVQFARKRRGVPMHVALANEIKDASTNQGSAIRRRDEIHKMAQANRAFAHFRW is encoded by the coding sequence ATGTCACGCCGACGCAAAGTTCACCACAAGCCAGAGGTCCACGACCCTCGTTACGACAGCTCCATGGTGGCCCGCCTCATCAGCCGGGTCATGGCGAAAGGGAAGAAAGCCCTCGCCGAGCGCATCGTCTACGCGGCCATCGAACGCTCCAATCAAGGGACCGATGCCGTCGATCCCATCGAAGTGCTCAACCGCGCCATCGAAAACGCCAAGCCTCGGGTCGAGGTGAAGTCCCGCCGAGTAGGCGGAGCCACCTACCAGGTGCCGCTGGAAGTTGCTCCCGATCGCCAAGAATCACTCGCCATGCGTTGGCTAGTGCAATTCGCCCGCAAACGTCGCGGCGTCCCCATGCATGTGGCGCTGGCGAATGAAATCAAGGACGCCTCCACCAACCAAGGGAGTGCCATCCGTCGGCGCGATGAAATCCACAAGATGGCCCAGGCCAACCGCGCCTTCGCCCACTTCCGCTGGTAA
- the rpsL gene encoding 30S ribosomal protein S12, producing the protein MPTINQLVRKGRHVPVEKSKSPALSNCPQRRGVCLQVMTRTPKKPNSALRKVAKVRLTNGFEVIAYIGGEGHNLQEHSIVLVRGGRVKDLPGVRYHIVRGALDTLGVDKRRQGRSKYGAKRPK; encoded by the coding sequence ATGCCAACGATCAATCAACTCGTTCGAAAAGGACGTCATGTCCCGGTGGAGAAGTCAAAATCTCCGGCACTTAGCAATTGTCCTCAACGGCGCGGCGTCTGTCTCCAGGTCATGACCCGGACGCCCAAAAAGCCGAACTCGGCGCTCCGAAAGGTGGCCAAGGTGCGCTTGACCAATGGGTTTGAGGTCATCGCCTACATCGGGGGGGAAGGGCACAATCTTCAAGAGCACTCTATCGTGCTGGTCCGCGGGGGCCGGGTCAAGGACCTGCCAGGGGTGCGCTATCACATCGTCCGAGGTGCCCTCGATACCCTGGGAGTCGATAAGCGTCGCCAGGGCCGGTCCAAGTATGGAGCGAAGCGACCGAAGTAA
- the rplD gene encoding 50S ribosomal protein L4, whose protein sequence is MAANVLTLDDAKSAQLEVVEGDKGSQAVHDVVVALRANRRSGTANTKTRGEVRGSDKKPWKQKGTGRARAGSKKSPIWTGGGVVFGPRPRDYSKKVTRNTARLALRKVLTERIAAGDILLVDEFGVREPKTKQFVSAVSDLTKAATVLIVSTGFEEATYLAGRNVGNVLLMTSAEVNVEQLLASDQIILTQGALTALVERSKKS, encoded by the coding sequence ATGGCAGCCAACGTTCTTACTTTAGATGACGCCAAGTCGGCCCAACTCGAGGTCGTGGAAGGCGACAAAGGGTCCCAGGCGGTGCACGACGTGGTGGTGGCTCTCCGCGCCAATCGACGCTCGGGAACCGCCAACACCAAGACCCGTGGCGAAGTTCGCGGGAGCGACAAAAAGCCTTGGAAGCAAAAAGGCACGGGTCGGGCTCGGGCTGGTTCCAAAAAGTCTCCCATCTGGACAGGTGGGGGCGTGGTTTTCGGCCCTCGTCCCCGCGATTACTCGAAAAAGGTCACCCGCAACACGGCCCGTCTGGCCCTGAGAAAAGTGCTCACCGAGCGCATCGCTGCCGGAGACATTCTCCTGGTGGACGAGTTTGGGGTGCGCGAGCCGAAGACCAAACAGTTTGTGAGCGCAGTCAGCGACCTGACAAAGGCCGCCACCGTCCTGATCGTCTCGACGGGCTTTGAAGAGGCCACCTACTTAGCGGGGCGCAATGTGGGCAACGTGCTGCTGATGACTTCTGCCGAGGTCAATGTCGAGCAGTTGTTGGCCTCCGACCAAATCATCCTCACCCAGGGCGCCCTGACCGCTCTCGTCGAAAGGAGCAAGAAATCATGA
- the rplP gene encoding 50S ribosomal protein L16 encodes MPLMPKRVKFRKTQRGNRGGTAQRGTKVSFGDFGLQSLGRAWVTNNQIEACRIAINRYLKRRGKVWIRIFPHKPVTARPPETRMGKGKGPLDRWVAVVRPGNMLFEVSGVSESAAREAMRLASNKLGIRCRFVTRN; translated from the coding sequence ATGCCTTTGATGCCGAAACGAGTGAAGTTCCGCAAAACCCAACGGGGGAATCGCGGAGGTACGGCCCAGCGCGGGACGAAAGTCAGCTTTGGAGACTTCGGGCTGCAATCGCTCGGTCGCGCCTGGGTCACCAACAATCAGATCGAAGCCTGCCGGATCGCGATCAACCGCTACCTCAAGCGACGCGGGAAAGTCTGGATTCGCATCTTCCCTCACAAGCCCGTGACCGCCCGTCCGCCGGAAACCCGGATGGGGAAGGGCAAGGGGCCGCTCGACCGTTGGGTGGCCGTGGTTCGCCCTGGCAACATGCTTTTTGAAGTATCCGGCGTCTCCGAAAGCGCCGCCCGCGAAGCCATGCGCCTCGCTTCGAACAAGCTCGGCATCCGTTGTCGATTCGTGACCCGCAACTGA
- the rplN gene encoding 50S ribosomal protein L14: MIQMESKLDVADNTGAKMAKMIGVLGKRTRSAGVGDIIKAHVRESSPTAAVKKGSVVEAVVVRTAAPIRREDGSILRFDSNAIVIIDKDKNPKGTRIFGPVARELREQNFMKIVSLAPEVL, from the coding sequence ATGATTCAGATGGAAAGCAAACTGGACGTGGCCGACAACACCGGGGCCAAGATGGCCAAGATGATCGGCGTCCTCGGAAAGCGCACCCGGAGTGCTGGGGTGGGCGATATCATCAAGGCCCACGTGCGCGAATCCTCACCGACCGCCGCCGTCAAGAAAGGCTCGGTCGTCGAGGCCGTGGTCGTGCGAACGGCTGCTCCCATCCGCCGGGAAGACGGCAGCATCCTGCGCTTCGACTCCAATGCCATCGTCATCATCGACAAGGACAAAAACCCCAAGGGCACCCGTATCTTTGGCCCCGTCGCCCGCGAGCTGCGCGAGCAAAACTTCATGAAAATCGTTTCCCTGGCCCCCGAGGTCCTCTGA
- the rplX gene encoding 50S ribosomal protein L24 → MKSKTHVRKGDSVEVIAGNHKGASGTIQRVDVGKDQVYVTGVRLIKKHIKPTQEKPEGGIEEREGPIHISNVKLVQRLGS, encoded by the coding sequence ATGAAAAGCAAAACCCACGTTCGCAAAGGCGACTCCGTCGAAGTCATTGCTGGCAACCACAAGGGAGCCAGCGGCACCATCCAGCGGGTCGATGTCGGCAAAGACCAAGTCTATGTCACCGGCGTTCGTCTCATCAAAAAGCACATCAAGCCCACCCAGGAAAAGCCGGAAGGCGGCATCGAAGAGCGGGAGGGCCCCATCCACATTTCCAACGTCAAGTTAGTCCAACGCCTCGGCTCCTAA
- the rplC gene encoding 50S ribosomal protein L3, with translation MSLGLLGKKIGMTRIYDKDSGVMTPVTVIDVQGNEYLQRRTEEIDGYSAVQVGYDDKKDQRVSKPLQGHFKAQGGKSKYLVREFRVNAEELPEKGAENPGAALYQKDQWVDVIGTTKGKGFQGVVKRHGFAGQRMTHGSMMHRRPGGIGGCAWPGRVWKGKEMPGRDGGARRTVQNLKIVETRPEDGVILVSGCVPGSRGSYVIVRPAKKKPAAAKA, from the coding sequence ATGAGCCTAGGACTACTTGGTAAGAAAATCGGGATGACTCGAATCTATGATAAGGATTCGGGAGTCATGACTCCAGTCACGGTCATCGACGTGCAAGGGAACGAATACCTTCAGCGCCGGACCGAAGAGATCGATGGCTACAGCGCGGTCCAAGTCGGTTACGACGATAAAAAAGACCAACGCGTAAGCAAGCCGCTCCAAGGCCACTTCAAGGCCCAAGGCGGAAAGTCGAAATACCTGGTGCGCGAGTTTCGGGTGAACGCTGAGGAGCTGCCCGAAAAAGGGGCCGAAAATCCCGGGGCCGCGCTCTACCAGAAAGACCAATGGGTCGACGTCATCGGGACGACCAAGGGCAAAGGCTTCCAAGGAGTGGTCAAGCGCCACGGCTTCGCAGGCCAACGGATGACCCACGGCTCCATGATGCATCGTCGCCCAGGTGGCATCGGTGGCTGTGCTTGGCCGGGTCGGGTCTGGAAAGGCAAGGAAATGCCAGGTCGGGACGGTGGCGCTCGCCGGACCGTGCAAAATTTGAAGATCGTGGAAACCCGCCCCGAGGACGGCGTCATTCTGGTGAGCGGCTGCGTCCCCGGCTCTCGCGGCAGCTACGTCATCGTCCGCCCGGCCAAGAAAAAACCCGCCGCCGCCAAGGCCTGA
- the rplF gene encoding 50S ribosomal protein L6 gives MSRIGNKSIQLPEKVTVAVSDSGAVKVEGPKGALEWQLPEGITVEQEEGVLSVQRQSEERYFKAMHGTTRSLLSNLIAGVSAGFSKELEIHGVGFRAAVKGKQLDLILGYSHPTIMDIPEGLTVTVSENTKIKVEGIDKQLVGQFAADVRAFYPPEPYKGKGVRYSDEHVQRKQGKAVK, from the coding sequence ATGTCACGAATTGGAAACAAAAGTATTCAGCTTCCTGAGAAGGTGACCGTGGCGGTGTCCGATTCGGGAGCCGTGAAAGTCGAGGGCCCCAAGGGCGCGCTCGAATGGCAGCTTCCCGAAGGAATCACGGTCGAGCAGGAGGAGGGCGTCTTAAGCGTCCAGCGCCAAAGTGAAGAGCGCTACTTCAAGGCCATGCACGGCACCACTCGCAGCCTTCTGAGCAACCTCATCGCAGGCGTCTCGGCCGGCTTCTCCAAAGAGCTTGAAATTCACGGAGTGGGTTTCCGGGCTGCCGTCAAAGGCAAGCAGCTCGACCTCATCCTCGGCTACTCCCACCCCACCATCATGGACATCCCCGAAGGCCTCACGGTGACCGTGAGCGAAAACACCAAAATCAAGGTGGAGGGGATCGACAAACAACTGGTCGGCCAATTCGCGGCCGACGTCCGGGCCTTCTATCCCCCCGAGCCCTATAAAGGCAAAGGCGTCCGCTATAGCGACGAACACGTGCAGCGCAAACAAGGCAAGGCCGTCAAGTAA
- the rplB gene encoding 50S ribosomal protein L2, producing MPTKRFNPVTPSNRYKAWPTFEEITKKDPEKSLTEPIKKSGGRNNTGRITCRHIGGGHKRKYRLIDFKRQKHDVPAKVIAIEYDPNRTCRIALIEYEDGQKSYILAPVGIKVGSKVQSGEKAEPKVGNALPLSLIPLGTSIHNVELTAGRGGKIARAAGQEAILSNREGSYALVKLPSGEIRKIRVECFATIGQVGNRDHMNEVSGKAGRTRWQGIRPTVRGMCMNPVDHPNGGGEGKSKSGGGRQHLKSPWGHTKGQKTRKKYKPSGAFIVQGRKTKKR from the coding sequence ATGCCTACCAAGCGTTTTAATCCCGTCACCCCTTCCAACCGCTACAAGGCGTGGCCGACCTTTGAGGAGATCACCAAAAAGGATCCCGAAAAGTCGCTCACTGAGCCCATCAAAAAAAGCGGTGGCCGGAACAACACCGGACGCATCACCTGCCGCCACATCGGCGGTGGTCACAAGCGCAAGTATCGTCTCATCGACTTCAAGCGTCAGAAGCACGACGTCCCCGCTAAGGTCATCGCCATCGAGTATGATCCGAACCGGACTTGCCGCATCGCGCTCATCGAATACGAAGACGGCCAGAAAAGCTACATCCTGGCTCCCGTTGGCATCAAGGTGGGGTCCAAGGTCCAGTCGGGCGAAAAGGCCGAGCCCAAGGTCGGGAATGCCCTGCCGCTCTCTCTCATTCCCTTGGGAACTTCCATTCACAACGTCGAGCTGACCGCGGGTCGTGGTGGAAAAATCGCCCGCGCCGCCGGGCAAGAGGCCATCCTCTCTAACCGCGAAGGCAGCTACGCCCTCGTGAAACTGCCGTCCGGAGAAATCCGCAAGATCCGCGTCGAGTGCTTCGCCACCATTGGCCAGGTCGGAAACCGCGATCACATGAACGAAGTCTCGGGCAAAGCCGGGCGCACCCGCTGGCAGGGCATCCGCCCGACCGTGCGCGGCATGTGCATGAACCCGGTCGATCACCCGAACGGCGGTGGGGAAGGCAAATCGAAATCGGGTGGGGGACGCCAGCACCTCAAGAGCCCCTGGGGCCACACCAAGGGGCAGAAGACCCGCAAGAAATACAAACCTTCTGGAGCCTTCATTGTGCAAGGCCGCAAGACCAAGAAGCGCTAA
- the rpsJ gene encoding 30S ribosomal protein S10 — protein MQNQKIRIRLRAYDSTVLDKSAGDIVETAKRTGAKVAGPIPLPTRLEKFSVNRSVHVSKKSAEQFEIRTHKRMLDIVDPTAQTVDELKKLNLPAGVDIAIKI, from the coding sequence ATGCAGAATCAAAAAATACGCATTCGCCTCCGGGCTTACGACTCGACGGTCCTGGACAAGTCGGCTGGCGATATCGTGGAAACGGCCAAGCGAACCGGCGCCAAAGTGGCGGGCCCGATCCCGCTTCCCACGCGCCTCGAAAAATTCAGTGTCAATCGCTCGGTCCACGTCAGCAAAAAATCGGCTGAGCAGTTCGAGATCCGGACGCACAAGCGGATGCTCGACATCGTGGACCCGACCGCCCAGACCGTGGACGAGCTGAAAAAGCTCAACCTTCCGGCCGGGGTCGACATCGCCATCAAAATCTAA
- the rplW gene encoding 50S ribosomal protein L23, translated as MKDLFQVIKTIQLSEKATLLSELNNEYVFKVDPRSTKLEIKQAVEKLFGKQVDGVRTCNYAGKKKRRNRQAFGTTAKWKKAIVKLKEGESLELV; from the coding sequence ATGAAGGACCTCTTTCAAGTCATCAAGACCATCCAGCTGAGCGAAAAGGCCACTCTCCTGAGCGAGCTGAATAATGAGTATGTCTTCAAGGTCGATCCCCGCTCCACCAAGCTGGAGATCAAGCAAGCGGTCGAGAAGCTCTTTGGCAAACAAGTCGATGGCGTCCGCACTTGCAATTACGCCGGCAAGAAAAAACGCCGTAACCGTCAAGCCTTTGGCACCACCGCCAAGTGGAAGAAGGCCATCGTCAAACTGAAAGAAGGCGAGAGCCTCGAACTGGTCTAA
- the rpsS gene encoding 30S ribosomal protein S19: MPRSLKKGPFVDQKLLWKIEDMTDSGQKRPIKTWSRRSMITPDFVGHTFMVHNGKDFVTVYVSENMVGHKLGEFSPTRKFLTHGSHTKK; encoded by the coding sequence ATGCCACGCTCACTGAAAAAAGGTCCCTTCGTCGATCAAAAGCTCCTCTGGAAAATTGAGGACATGACCGACTCGGGGCAGAAACGGCCTATCAAGACCTGGTCGCGCCGCTCCATGATCACGCCCGATTTCGTCGGCCACACCTTCATGGTCCACAACGGGAAAGACTTCGTGACCGTCTATGTTTCTGAAAACATGGTCGGTCACAAACTGGGCGAATTCTCCCCCACGCGGAAGTTCCTGACCCACGGATCCCACACCAAGAAATAA
- the rpmC gene encoding 50S ribosomal protein L29: protein MKAKELRENTIEELAVKRRELKEESLNLRIQQQTGQLENPARLKLVRRDIARIETLINEKKRAAAT from the coding sequence ATGAAAGCCAAGGAATTACGTGAAAACACCATTGAAGAGCTGGCCGTGAAACGCCGTGAGCTCAAGGAGGAGTCCTTGAACCTCCGAATCCAGCAACAAACCGGGCAACTGGAAAACCCGGCCCGCCTCAAGCTGGTGCGCCGAGACATCGCCCGCATCGAGACCCTCATAAACGAAAAGAAGCGCGCTGCCGCCACCTAA
- the rplE gene encoding 50S ribosomal protein L5, which translates to MSAPALLTHYREQVVPALKEELGYQNVHQIPRLEKVVLNSSVGREPDRKQAVEDVLDEIALITGQKPVPTVAKKSVANFKLREGEQIGAKVTLRGRQMYEFLERFMFTAMPRIRDFRGVSPKSFDGRGNYCLGINDQSIFPEVELDKIKRQIGFDIIIVTSADQDEDARALLRLMGMPFRKPANPAKAAA; encoded by the coding sequence ATGTCGGCACCTGCCCTCCTCACTCACTACCGCGAACAGGTTGTTCCCGCCCTCAAGGAAGAACTCGGTTACCAGAATGTTCACCAGATCCCCCGGCTCGAAAAGGTCGTGCTCAACAGCAGCGTCGGTCGGGAACCCGATCGCAAGCAAGCGGTGGAAGATGTTCTCGATGAGATCGCGCTCATCACCGGGCAGAAGCCCGTCCCCACCGTGGCCAAAAAGAGCGTGGCGAACTTCAAGCTGCGCGAAGGCGAGCAAATCGGGGCCAAGGTCACCCTCCGCGGCCGCCAGATGTATGAATTTCTGGAGCGCTTCATGTTCACGGCCATGCCCCGGATTCGCGACTTCCGCGGCGTCTCGCCCAAGAGCTTTGATGGACGCGGGAACTACTGCCTGGGAATCAATGACCAGAGCATCTTCCCCGAGGTCGAACTGGACAAGATCAAGCGCCAGATCGGTTTTGACATCATCATCGTGACCTCGGCCGACCAAGACGAGGACGCCCGCGCCCTGCTGCGCCTCATGGGCATGCCCTTCCGCAAGCCCGCCAACCCTGCCAAAGCCGCCGCCTGA
- the rpsH gene encoding 30S ribosomal protein S8 gives MSNISDPIADFLIRLKNASRAGKESFLAPHSKMKENIARILQEEGYIWQYDVVTEGKFPEIKVKVKYSDSATPAFSDVKRMSKPGLRQFVGADEIPRVLNGLGISILSTSRGLMTGHRARKERLGGELLALVW, from the coding sequence ATGAGCAATATCTCTGATCCCATCGCCGACTTCCTCATCCGGCTGAAAAATGCCAGCCGCGCCGGTAAGGAAAGCTTCCTGGCCCCTCATTCCAAGATGAAGGAAAACATCGCACGCATCCTTCAAGAGGAAGGCTATATTTGGCAGTATGACGTCGTGACCGAGGGCAAGTTCCCTGAAATCAAGGTCAAAGTGAAATACAGCGACTCCGCCACCCCCGCCTTCTCCGACGTCAAGCGCATGAGCAAGCCGGGCCTCCGGCAGTTCGTCGGTGCGGACGAGATTCCGCGGGTGCTCAACGGACTCGGCATCTCCATCCTCTCCACCTCCCGGGGGCTCATGACCGGCCACCGCGCCCGCAAGGAACGGCTCGGCGGGGAGCTTCTCGCCCTCGTCTGGTAA
- the fusA gene encoding elongation factor G has protein sequence MSSASIDQAVNHPNRKFPLEHTRNIGIAAHIDAGKTTLTERILFYTGMIHKIGEVHDGAATTDWMEQEQERGITITSAAVSCEWWQHAEEGVFKSRDDIKHRVNIIDTPGHVDFTAEVERSLRVLDGCIAVFCGVAGVQPQSETVWRQATKYKVPRIAFVNKMDRTGANFAHVVSDIREKLGAIAVPILIPIGAEEQLKGQIDVINQKAILYRDDDVFGSTYVVEELSETLKEQAEAAYQELLDTVANEDEELGEKFLLEEEIGSADLKAAIRRATIANRIVPVAGGSAFKNKGVQYLLDAVIDYLPGPLDVAATVAHDAHQEEKTFEIVTGDSEKFVALAFKLWSDKFGRLVFFRVYSGSIAKGDAVYNPRTRKKERVGRLIRIQSNEQTDVEACHSGDIAAMVGLKNVQTGDTLTVIGHDILLEPPSFPEPVISMAIEPRTTADQEKMAAALQRLSEEDPTFVVKTDEETGQTIISGMGELHLEIIKDRLLREFKVDANAGKPQIAYRETITLAAEGEGKLVKQSGGRGQYGHVVLSMRPNERGQGLTTENKVVGGAIPKEFMNAVFAGVREATINGPIAGSPVIDLHVEITDGSYHEVDSNEGAFKMAAIFAMKDGFKKAQTILLEPLMAVECNTPEDYQGDIMGDLNRRRGKISSMETRGNLSVVRAEVPLAEMFGYSTVIRTLSSGRADYSMEPSHFEEVPQNIVNEIVELRGGGY, from the coding sequence ATGTCCTCTGCGTCGATAGACCAGGCTGTCAATCACCCGAACCGCAAGTTCCCCTTGGAACACACGCGGAACATTGGGATTGCGGCCCATATCGATGCGGGGAAGACCACTCTGACGGAGCGGATTCTCTTTTACACCGGCATGATCCACAAAATCGGTGAGGTCCACGATGGGGCCGCCACCACCGATTGGATGGAGCAGGAGCAGGAACGGGGTATCACCATCACCTCGGCCGCGGTCAGCTGCGAATGGTGGCAGCATGCGGAGGAGGGAGTGTTCAAGTCTCGCGATGACATCAAGCACCGAGTCAACATCATCGACACTCCCGGACACGTCGACTTCACAGCCGAGGTCGAGCGGTCACTCCGGGTCTTGGATGGCTGCATCGCCGTGTTCTGCGGAGTGGCCGGAGTCCAGCCCCAGTCGGAAACCGTGTGGAGGCAGGCCACCAAATACAAGGTTCCTCGGATCGCCTTCGTGAATAAAATGGACCGGACCGGGGCCAACTTCGCTCATGTGGTGAGTGACATTCGTGAAAAGCTGGGGGCGATTGCCGTTCCCATCTTGATCCCGATTGGGGCGGAGGAACAGCTCAAAGGCCAGATCGACGTCATCAATCAAAAGGCCATTCTCTACCGCGATGACGACGTCTTTGGGTCCACCTATGTCGTGGAAGAGTTGAGCGAGACCTTGAAAGAGCAAGCCGAGGCCGCCTACCAGGAATTGCTCGATACCGTCGCCAATGAGGACGAGGAACTCGGCGAGAAATTCCTCCTGGAAGAGGAGATCGGTTCCGCTGACTTGAAAGCGGCGATCCGCCGCGCCACCATCGCCAATCGGATTGTCCCGGTAGCTGGCGGCTCGGCCTTTAAGAACAAGGGGGTTCAGTATCTCTTGGACGCCGTCATCGACTACCTCCCCGGCCCGCTGGACGTGGCCGCGACCGTGGCTCACGATGCCCACCAGGAAGAGAAGACCTTTGAGATCGTCACCGGCGACAGTGAGAAATTTGTGGCGCTAGCCTTCAAGCTCTGGAGTGACAAATTCGGCCGCTTGGTCTTCTTCCGGGTCTACTCAGGGAGCATCGCCAAGGGCGACGCCGTCTACAACCCGCGCACTCGCAAGAAAGAGCGGGTCGGGCGTCTCATTCGCATCCAGTCGAACGAGCAAACCGATGTCGAAGCCTGTCATTCCGGAGACATCGCCGCCATGGTGGGACTCAAGAACGTCCAGACAGGGGACACGCTGACAGTCATCGGCCATGATATCCTCCTGGAGCCGCCTTCCTTCCCCGAGCCAGTCATCTCGATGGCGATTGAGCCGAGGACCACGGCCGACCAAGAAAAAATGGCGGCCGCCCTCCAGCGCCTTTCCGAGGAGGACCCCACCTTTGTCGTCAAGACCGATGAGGAAACCGGGCAAACCATCATTTCCGGCATGGGAGAACTCCATCTGGAAATCATCAAAGACCGGCTACTCCGCGAATTCAAAGTGGATGCCAACGCCGGCAAGCCCCAGATTGCCTATCGGGAAACGATCACCCTGGCAGCCGAGGGCGAGGGCAAATTGGTGAAACAATCCGGTGGCCGTGGGCAATACGGGCACGTCGTCCTCAGCATGCGCCCGAACGAACGGGGGCAGGGCTTGACTACGGAAAACAAGGTCGTTGGTGGTGCCATCCCCAAGGAATTCATGAACGCTGTTTTTGCCGGCGTGAGAGAGGCCACCATCAATGGTCCCATCGCGGGCAGCCCGGTCATCGATCTGCACGTCGAGATCACCGATGGTTCTTACCATGAAGTCGACTCGAATGAAGGAGCCTTCAAAATGGCAGCCATTTTCGCCATGAAGGACGGATTCAAAAAGGCCCAGACCATTCTCTTGGAGCCGCTCATGGCGGTCGAATGCAATACCCCGGAGGACTACCAGGGCGACATCATGGGAGACCTCAATCGCCGTCGCGGCAAGATTTCCTCCATGGAAACGCGCGGAAATCTTAGCGTAGTCCGGGCCGAAGTCCCCCTCGCCGAGATGTTTGGTTACTCCACCGTCATTCGGACCCTCTCAAGCGGGCGGGCCGATTACTCCATGGAGCCTTCCCACTTCGAGGAAGTCCCCCAAAACATTGTCAACGAAATCGTCGAGCTACGCGGCGGCGGCTACTGA
- the rpsC gene encoding 30S ribosomal protein S3, whose product MGRKVNPIGFRLAVNKDWRSKWFAGKQEFTKHLHGDLRIRRWLGKELHFAAVSKVMIERAWNSVRVTLYTARPGLVIGRKGAEIERMTQELSKISESAVKLDIVEIKSPELDAQLVAESVALQLERRVSFRRAMKRSVQTTMDFGADGIRLRCAGRLGGADIARAEWYRKGKVPLQTLRVPIDYGFAEARTVYGIIGVKCWINKRDDAKPKPGAENSRRRPGGGGGGRR is encoded by the coding sequence ATGGGTAGAAAAGTAAATCCGATCGGCTTCCGCCTGGCCGTCAACAAGGACTGGCGCTCCAAGTGGTTCGCCGGCAAGCAGGAGTTCACCAAGCACCTCCACGGGGACCTTCGGATCCGCCGCTGGCTGGGCAAGGAACTTCACTTTGCAGCCGTCTCCAAAGTCATGATCGAGCGGGCTTGGAACAGCGTCCGCGTCACCCTCTACACCGCCCGCCCGGGTCTGGTCATCGGTCGCAAAGGCGCGGAAATCGAGCGCATGACCCAGGAGCTGAGCAAAATCAGCGAGAGCGCCGTCAAGCTAGACATCGTGGAGATCAAGTCTCCTGAGCTGGACGCCCAACTGGTCGCTGAAAGCGTGGCCTTGCAGCTGGAACGCCGGGTTTCCTTCCGTCGTGCCATGAAGCGCTCGGTCCAGACCACCATGGACTTCGGCGCGGATGGCATTCGACTCCGCTGCGCAGGTCGCCTCGGCGGGGCCGACATCGCTCGAGCCGAATGGTATCGGAAAGGCAAAGTCCCTTTGCAGACCCTGCGGGTGCCGATCGACTACGGATTCGCGGAAGCCCGGACCGTCTACGGCATCATCGGCGTGAAATGCTGGATCAACAAGCGCGACGACGCCAAGCCCAAGCCGGGTGCGGAAAATAGCCGACGCCGCCCCGGTGGTGGTGGAGGAGGCCGCCGTTGA